A region of Moorena producens PAL-8-15-08-1 DNA encodes the following proteins:
- a CDS encoding metallophosphoesterase family protein, with translation MFPVPCSLLPTPYSLLPTPHSLLPKKKSTSPILNMLYDPPIATKIATINQCLCWGNTGIIKEGIDQTQLVLDDGENERPDFSFLVIGDTDSDTEYGRKLQTQIAQELREHIDTCRFTLHTGDLVYPFGSGEFYLEKFITFYREVFGIRSPVKKTDTTRLVFNHPIFPVPGNHDYYDLTFLPRLFAQLSLPVRRWLKSKLGLTLGWESSYQGKAYAHAFLDCLNQPHKRRNLAEYLNQHYTAKTETGRCLRYQPGHFTRLPNRYYTFRYGGIDFFALDSNTFCSSDSSSKPKAGPDREQLDWLQQRLIDSWHDPQVRGRVIYLHHSPYSTETSRWEQPDAIAVRGHLRQVLDQVAAAIGSLPEKRPLVDLILSGHAHCFEHLRTFDTKHADSHLNWLVCGGSGASLRHQRKDGVEVMEISGGGYVQMVARSLLFIGRKGKGRTARSTHTFLRIDVHNGVPPKFVIRPFIVEKLKNKWSSSAIKPFVIQNL, from the coding sequence CTGTTCCCTGTTCCCTGTTCCCTACTCCCTACTCCCTACTCCCTACTCCCTACTCCCCACTCCCTACTCCCTAAAAAAAAATCTACCTCACCTATTTTAAACATGCTATATGACCCACCTATTGCTACTAAAATCGCTACCATCAACCAGTGCTTATGCTGGGGTAATACTGGGATTATTAAGGAGGGAATTGACCAAACTCAGTTAGTCCTTGATGATGGAGAAAATGAACGTCCAGACTTTTCCTTTCTAGTGATTGGGGATACGGATTCAGACACGGAATATGGACGGAAGCTGCAAACACAAATCGCTCAAGAATTACGGGAGCACATTGATACTTGTCGCTTTACCTTACACACAGGAGATCTGGTTTATCCCTTTGGATCGGGTGAGTTTTATCTGGAGAAATTTATTACATTCTACCGAGAGGTTTTCGGTATTAGGAGTCCTGTCAAGAAAACTGACACTACTCGACTAGTCTTTAATCACCCGATTTTCCCTGTACCAGGAAATCATGATTACTATGACCTGACGTTTCTGCCCAGATTATTTGCTCAGTTAAGTTTACCTGTACGCCGTTGGTTAAAATCTAAGTTAGGGTTGACCCTAGGTTGGGAGAGTTCTTACCAAGGCAAAGCCTATGCTCACGCTTTTCTTGATTGTTTGAATCAGCCTCACAAGCGCCGTAATTTAGCTGAGTACCTCAACCAACACTATACGGCCAAGACCGAAACCGGAAGATGCCTGCGCTACCAACCTGGTCACTTTACCCGCCTACCTAATCGCTACTATACCTTTAGATATGGCGGCATTGACTTTTTTGCCCTTGATTCCAATACCTTTTGTAGTTCTGACTCTTCCTCTAAACCTAAGGCTGGTCCTGACCGAGAGCAACTAGACTGGTTACAGCAACGGTTAATTGATTCTTGGCATGATCCTCAGGTAAGGGGACGAGTGATCTATCTTCATCACTCTCCCTATTCAACGGAAACAAGTCGATGGGAGCAGCCAGATGCGATCGCAGTTCGTGGCCATTTACGCCAAGTATTGGATCAGGTGGCTGCTGCTATTGGTTCCCTACCCGAAAAACGGCCACTGGTAGATTTAATCTTAAGTGGACACGCCCATTGCTTTGAGCATTTGCGTACCTTTGATACTAAACATGCTGACTCCCATTTAAATTGGCTGGTCTGTGGCGGAAGTGGTGCTAGTTTGCGGCATCAGCGCAAAGATGGGGTTGAAGTGATGGAAATTAGTGGGGGAGGTTATGTTCAAATGGTGGCGCGATCGCTTTTATTTATCGGGCGCAAAGGTAAAGGCAGAACAGCCCGCTCTACTCATACGTTCCTACGGATTGATGTACATAACGGTGTGCCCCCTAAGTTTGTAATTCGGCCATTTATAGTTGAGAAACTCAAGAATAAGTGGAGTAGTAGTGCTATCAAACCCTTTGTGATCCAGAATCTGTAA
- a CDS encoding GumC family protein, with protein MINNISPSPLPVASNNGNFPPLPQGSPWLEPDDSEWDLRLWLTVLERRGLVIVGVAVTGMSFIIPQTLNQEPIYESKFQILVEPVNADNDLGNFTSFLGDQDLKSGLDYETQIQVLRSPELMEKVLAELQKPYPEIDYDSLMEDLTITRLGETKILEISYQGKDQDQILTVLDQLAKVYLEYSLEERQTNLKLGIQFVENQLPSLQTRVNQLQNQLQIFRERYQFTDPESQAQLIASQMTTLKQQNLALEQELVQARSYLGSLQDETGALAALGEAPLYQQIIGQLRTVETQIAGELTRFQPQSTAIQLLQTQRQNLLPILEQEAERVLNSKFAEGVTEVQRLETQRQTLFVAQQQLDQQAQQIPALVRRYTDLQREIQIATEGLNRFRSTKETLRIQAAQTEIPWEVIEAPVRAENPISPNIPRNLTLGAVATILVGIGFALVLERLDNVYHTLDELKQQTKLPVLGTIPINKKLPGAPSTNSLEKVGRFFSKPFTWIIPGFRKKLTAYSYGGDAQFSHFLEAIRVLNTNIQLLSSDRPIHSVAISSSMPGDGKSTIALFLAQTAAAMGKKVLLVDADMRKPQVHTRLQLPNELGLSNLIAQTRSPEQVINDELPIPGLSVLTAGKIPPDPTKLLSSEKMKGLIKYFEDIFDLVIYDTPPVLGLADTTLLTPKTDGLILVTRIEKTDRFALTQALDNLKLSRVNVLGIVANGVQGDANSPYGYYKYGYGNNHKEQDWEEEEENLTSTLSK; from the coding sequence ATGATTAATAATATTTCTCCCTCTCCTCTGCCAGTTGCCAGTAATAACGGTAACTTTCCCCCTTTACCTCAAGGGTCACCATGGTTAGAACCAGACGATAGTGAATGGGATTTGCGCCTTTGGCTTACGGTGCTGGAACGGCGAGGACTAGTCATTGTCGGGGTAGCAGTGACAGGAATGTCCTTCATCATCCCGCAGACTTTAAATCAGGAGCCAATTTACGAAAGCAAATTTCAGATTTTAGTAGAGCCGGTTAATGCTGACAATGACTTAGGGAATTTCACGTCTTTTTTAGGAGACCAAGACCTTAAATCTGGTTTAGACTACGAAACCCAAATTCAAGTTCTGCGTAGTCCTGAGCTAATGGAAAAAGTGCTCGCAGAACTCCAGAAACCCTATCCCGAAATTGATTATGATTCCTTAATGGAGGATTTAACAATCACTCGCTTAGGGGAAACTAAGATTTTAGAAATCAGTTACCAGGGAAAAGATCAGGATCAGATCCTGACTGTTTTAGACCAATTAGCCAAGGTATACCTGGAGTACTCCCTGGAAGAGCGCCAGACTAACTTAAAGCTAGGGATTCAATTCGTTGAAAACCAGTTACCATCCTTACAAACCAGGGTAAATCAACTGCAAAACCAATTACAAATCTTTCGAGAGCGATATCAGTTTACTGACCCGGAAAGCCAAGCTCAACTAATCGCTTCTCAAATGACCACCTTGAAGCAGCAAAATTTAGCCCTTGAACAAGAATTAGTTCAAGCCCGTTCCTATCTTGGTTCTCTACAAGACGAAACGGGAGCCTTGGCGGCTCTTGGTGAGGCTCCACTCTATCAGCAAATCATTGGTCAGTTAAGAACTGTAGAAACCCAAATCGCTGGGGAATTAACTCGCTTCCAACCCCAAAGCACGGCGATTCAACTTCTCCAAACTCAACGGCAAAACCTGCTCCCGATCCTAGAGCAAGAAGCAGAGCGAGTGTTAAACTCCAAATTCGCAGAAGGTGTAACTGAGGTACAAAGGCTTGAAACCCAACGTCAAACCTTATTTGTGGCTCAACAACAGCTAGACCAACAGGCTCAACAAATACCTGCTTTAGTCAGACGATACACCGACTTACAGCGAGAAATACAAATTGCTACGGAGGGGTTAAACCGTTTTCGCTCTACCAAGGAAACCTTGCGAATTCAAGCTGCCCAAACCGAGATTCCTTGGGAAGTCATTGAAGCCCCAGTTCGGGCAGAGAATCCCATCTCTCCTAATATCCCACGTAATCTAACCTTGGGAGCTGTAGCTACTATTCTAGTAGGCATTGGTTTTGCTTTGGTTTTAGAACGATTAGATAACGTTTATCACACTCTCGACGAACTAAAACAACAAACCAAACTGCCTGTGTTAGGGACTATCCCTATTAATAAAAAACTACCAGGAGCCCCAAGTACTAACTCCCTAGAAAAAGTAGGACGTTTCTTCTCTAAACCGTTTACCTGGATAATACCAGGTTTCAGGAAAAAATTAACCGCTTACAGCTATGGTGGGGACGCCCAATTTTCACACTTTTTGGAAGCCATACGAGTACTCAATACCAATATTCAATTACTGAGTTCAGACCGCCCAATCCATTCTGTGGCCATCAGTTCATCTATGCCTGGGGATGGTAAGTCAACCATTGCGCTTTTCCTGGCTCAAACAGCGGCAGCCATGGGAAAAAAGGTGTTACTAGTGGATGCGGATATGCGTAAACCCCAAGTTCATACCAGATTGCAATTACCCAACGAGTTGGGATTAAGTAATTTAATTGCCCAAACCCGATCCCCTGAACAGGTAATTAACGACGAGTTACCTATACCTGGCTTATCAGTCCTCACCGCAGGCAAAATTCCTCCAGACCCTACCAAACTACTCTCTTCCGAGAAAATGAAAGGATTGATCAAATATTTTGAGGATATATTCGACCTGGTGATTTATGATACTCCCCCAGTTTTGGGATTAGCAGATACTACCTTGCTTACTCCTAAAACCGATGGATTGATTCTGGTAACTCGCATTGAAAAAACAGACCGCTTTGCTCTGACCCAAGCTCTTGATAATCTTAAACTGTCTCGAGTTAACGTTTTAGGGATTGTTGCTAATGGTGTTCAAGGTGACGCTAATAGCCCTTACGGTTACTACAAATATGGTTACGGAAACAATCACAAAGAACAGGATTGGGAGGAGGAGGAAGAGAACCTGACATCGACATTGTCCAAGTAA
- a CDS encoding RNA-guided endonuclease InsQ/TnpB family protein has protein sequence MYGCQQHLIATTPENQGVIEFICSEANKLTNCGLYYCRQMLFKTGKYLNNSELDKIMKTNIHFKAMRSACAQQTLHGVIESFKSYKALKKLYDKGQLADKPRVPKYRKKGGLAVVSYPARWVKLVKGQLKFTLGKQIKAWFGIDHFLLPMPSNIDFKSIKEYRFVPRNGCFYLEFVYERPSPEPVLQTNNVLGIDPGLNNWLTCVSNLGKSFIIDGKKVKSQNQWYNKRVAAIKKGKSQDYWDERLASLTEKRNRQMRDNVNKVARFIINWCQRNQISTIVFGWNKRNKDSINIGKKNNQQFVQIPTAKLKNRIEQLCVEYGIKFVETEESYTSKASFLDRDFLPVLGEKPKGWVASGKRVLRGLYRSGKGELINADCNGACNILRKVATQLGFPLVEVGRAVLNLPQRYRLDSLSRSYREASRRGATP, from the coding sequence ATGTACGGTTGTCAGCAACATTTAATAGCTACGACACCTGAAAACCAAGGGGTTATAGAATTCATCTGTTCAGAAGCAAATAAGTTGACCAATTGCGGGTTATATTATTGCCGTCAAATGCTATTCAAAACTGGCAAATACCTCAATAATTCCGAGTTGGACAAAATAATGAAAACCAACATTCACTTCAAGGCAATGAGATCCGCTTGTGCCCAACAAACATTACACGGAGTTATTGAGTCTTTTAAATCTTACAAAGCCCTCAAGAAGTTATATGACAAAGGGCAATTAGCGGATAAACCTAGAGTTCCGAAGTACCGCAAGAAGGGAGGTCTGGCTGTAGTTAGTTATCCCGCTCGGTGGGTGAAGTTAGTAAAAGGCCAACTCAAGTTTACTTTAGGAAAGCAGATCAAAGCCTGGTTTGGTATTGACCACTTTTTACTACCAATGCCATCTAATATCGATTTCAAATCAATCAAGGAATATCGCTTTGTCCCAAGGAATGGTTGCTTTTACCTGGAATTTGTATATGAAAGACCAAGCCCTGAACCAGTGCTACAGACGAACAATGTCCTAGGCATAGATCCAGGTCTCAATAACTGGCTAACTTGTGTCTCTAACTTGGGAAAGTCTTTCATTATAGATGGCAAAAAAGTTAAATCACAAAACCAGTGGTACAACAAACGTGTAGCTGCGATCAAGAAAGGAAAATCTCAAGACTACTGGGATGAGCGATTGGCTTCTTTGACCGAGAAGCGCAATCGGCAAATGCGTGACAACGTGAACAAGGTGGCTAGATTTATTATTAATTGGTGTCAAAGAAACCAAATTAGTACAATAGTCTTTGGCTGGAACAAGCGTAATAAAGACAGTATCAATATTGGCAAAAAGAATAATCAGCAGTTTGTACAGATCCCTACCGCTAAATTAAAGAATCGAATTGAGCAACTGTGTGTCGAGTACGGAATCAAATTTGTTGAAACCGAAGAAAGTTATACGAGTAAAGCCAGCTTTTTAGATCGCGACTTCCTACCTGTACTTGGCGAGAAACCTAAGGGGTGGGTAGCAAGCGGCAAGAGAGTTTTGCGTGGACTTTATCGCTCTGGAAAAGGCGAATTAATCAATGCCGACTGCAACGGAGCTTGCAATATTTTAAGAAAAGTAGCGACACAACTAGGGTTTCCCCTAGTCGAGGTCGGTAGAGCAGTTTTGAACCTGCCACAACGATACAGATTAGACTCACTATCTAGATCCTATCGTGAAGCGTCACGCAGAGGTGCGACCCCGTAA